The Enterococcus sp. 7F3_DIV0205 genome has a window encoding:
- a CDS encoding YiaA/YiaB family inner membrane protein, which yields MKKKAYRNTPAFVFLSWGSFAFFVALMLIGLYTLKEPLMVKGYYLMGSVGLISSSFTLSKVIRDNQEDEERYNQMFRANDGLVKNEETDTHI from the coding sequence ATGAAAAAGAAAGCTTACAGAAACACACCTGCTTTTGTCTTTCTAAGTTGGGGATCTTTTGCCTTTTTCGTGGCATTGATGTTGATTGGGTTGTACACACTAAAAGAACCATTGATGGTTAAAGGCTACTATTTAATGGGGTCAGTTGGATTGATATCTTCATCATTTACACTTTCAAAAGTGATCAGAGACAATCAAGAAGATGAAGAACGTTACAATCAAATGTTCCGTGCCAATGATGGTTTAGTAAAAAATGAAGAAACAGATACACATATTTAA
- a CDS encoding YbaB/EbfC family nucleoid-associated protein, with product MMRGMGNMQGMMKQVQKMQKDMEKAQAELNEREFVGEATNQLVTATFTGDRKMKDIAIKEEVVDPEDVEMLQDLVIMAVNDALTKVEKETEATMGKYTKGMPGF from the coding sequence ATGATGCGAGGCATGGGAAATATGCAAGGAATGATGAAACAAGTTCAAAAAATGCAAAAAGATATGGAAAAAGCACAAGCGGAATTAAATGAACGTGAATTTGTGGGAGAAGCTACCAATCAATTGGTGACTGCAACTTTTACTGGCGATCGCAAAATGAAAGATATCGCAATTAAAGAAGAGGTTGTTGATCCAGAAGATGTAGAAATGCTGCAAGATTTAGTCATTATGGCTGTGAATGATGCATTGACTAAAGTAGAAAAAGAAACAGAGGCGACAATGGGTAAATATACTAAAGGAATGCCAGGATTTTAG
- the dnaX gene encoding DNA polymerase III subunit gamma/tau produces MAYQALYRVWRSQRFDDVVGQKAITQTLKNAIIQKKTSHAYLFTGPRGTGKTSAAKIFAKAINCKHSIDGEPCNECETCVAITEGRLNDVIEIDAASNNGVEEIRDIRDKAKYAPTQAEYKVYIIDEVHMLSTGAFNALLKTLEEPPQNVIFILATTEPHKIPLTIISRTQRFDFKRISTQDIVDHLGFILKQINVEFEEQALYVIGRAAEGGMRDALSILDQTISFSDEKVTLTDAMQVTGSLTYEMMDQYISSCVSGDVEQALEVLESILSSGKEARRFLEDLLLYCRDLLMFQQAPNLLTDKVGNLTENFKVLAGQTAAEKIYQMIQILSDTQNDIRFTNNANIYLEVATVKLAKSVKKTVEVLDGAQPVATAEMSMLQQQIEHLQKELSELKKNGVVAKEAEPVKTTRATSSKNTLRIPTELVYKVLNEATKDHLMNVKNVWDDLLQMMSVTQRAMLKASEPVAAGPNGLVIAFEYEIVCGRAMEDEEMQLAVHNNLSRLVNNYAPDMICITKESWPKLRQSFISQNKETSGEQSNEDRLVNNEENHLLAEEEPTAEVNNQVVDEAIAMFGEALVEVIND; encoded by the coding sequence ATGGCTTATCAAGCTTTGTATCGAGTCTGGCGTTCACAGCGTTTTGATGATGTTGTTGGACAAAAAGCAATTACGCAGACGTTAAAAAATGCGATCATCCAAAAGAAAACCTCGCATGCCTATTTGTTTACCGGCCCAAGAGGAACCGGAAAAACAAGTGCGGCGAAAATTTTTGCCAAAGCAATCAACTGTAAACATAGCATAGATGGAGAACCTTGTAATGAATGCGAAACTTGCGTTGCGATCACCGAAGGACGTCTGAATGACGTAATCGAGATCGATGCGGCGAGTAATAACGGAGTAGAAGAAATTCGTGATATCCGTGATAAAGCAAAATATGCACCGACACAAGCAGAATATAAAGTCTATATCATCGATGAAGTACATATGTTGTCGACGGGTGCTTTTAACGCATTACTAAAAACCTTAGAAGAACCGCCGCAAAATGTTATTTTTATCTTAGCGACGACAGAACCTCACAAAATTCCGTTGACGATCATTTCTAGAACACAACGTTTTGATTTCAAACGAATCAGTACGCAAGATATTGTTGATCATCTCGGCTTTATTCTAAAACAAATCAATGTTGAGTTTGAAGAGCAGGCTTTATATGTGATTGGACGTGCAGCCGAAGGCGGGATGCGGGATGCTTTAAGTATTCTGGATCAGACGATTTCATTCAGCGATGAAAAAGTTACTTTGACTGACGCAATGCAAGTGACAGGTAGTCTGACCTATGAAATGATGGATCAATATATTTCTAGCTGTGTCTCAGGAGATGTCGAACAAGCGCTGGAAGTATTGGAGAGCATCCTTAGTTCCGGTAAAGAAGCACGACGATTTTTAGAAGATTTACTATTGTATTGTCGGGACTTGCTTATGTTTCAACAAGCACCTAATTTGCTAACTGACAAAGTCGGTAATCTAACAGAAAATTTCAAAGTGTTAGCAGGCCAAACTGCGGCTGAGAAAATTTATCAAATGATCCAAATTTTAAGTGATACGCAAAATGATATCCGTTTTACGAACAATGCGAATATCTACCTTGAAGTAGCTACGGTGAAACTGGCAAAATCTGTAAAAAAAACTGTGGAAGTTTTGGATGGGGCGCAACCAGTCGCAACTGCTGAGATGTCAATGTTACAGCAACAAATCGAACACTTACAAAAAGAACTATCAGAATTGAAGAAAAACGGTGTTGTAGCTAAAGAAGCTGAACCTGTTAAAACAACACGTGCAACGAGCAGTAAAAATACATTGCGGATTCCAACAGAGCTTGTTTACAAAGTATTGAATGAAGCGACTAAAGATCATTTGATGAATGTAAAAAATGTCTGGGATGACTTATTACAAATGATGTCGGTAACACAAAGAGCGATGCTGAAAGCCAGTGAGCCAGTTGCAGCAGGGCCCAATGGTTTAGTGATTGCCTTTGAGTATGAGATCGTTTGTGGTCGAGCGATGGAAGATGAGGAAATGCAGCTAGCGGTTCATAATAATTTAAGCCGTTTGGTGAACAATTACGCGCCTGATATGATTTGTATCACAAAAGAAAGCTGGCCGAAACTACGTCAGTCATTCATCAGCCAAAACAAAGAAACTTCAGGAGAACAATCGAATGAAGATCGACTTGTTAATAATGAAGAAAATCATTTGTTAGCAGAAGAAGAACCAACAGCAGAAGTCAATAACCAAGTAGTAGACGAAGCAATCGCAATGTTTGGCGAAGCGCTCGTTGAAGTAATAAACGATTAA
- a CDS encoding immunoglobulin-like domain-containing protein — translation MKKNTIKHTIIIGFISILGVALFIGGYIFTDASSRANQLASTPKKAKVTLVKNVPTDKELAKLAAVPKKKQTKEKIVAVNTTQDTIAPKINVPEETVEQNSQVNIYEEVTATDNKDGDITAKVAADETLDTSVVGTQTIHFTATDSSGNTGTADRTFHVVPKSEPVETPVPQQAEAPAAQVNVPAEPSQATPASAPVAPAEPTYGAMTITMNGQTIPYQNGGQGSGQSVIDSNPGGVASTWGGAAVQSGDDGQNTHFIGHNPGAFSTVFSLGAGSQIVVTDANGTPTTYTVSTLLQLDDYGTEIGSGTNYWDLTVGTDGGERITLQSCINDDVNLFVIAYK, via the coding sequence ATGAAAAAAAACACAATCAAACACACCATTATCATCGGCTTCATCAGTATTTTAGGCGTTGCTTTATTTATTGGCGGATACATTTTCACTGATGCGTCTAGTAGAGCAAACCAATTAGCTAGTACACCTAAAAAAGCCAAAGTCACCTTAGTAAAAAATGTTCCGACAGATAAAGAATTGGCTAAACTTGCAGCTGTTCCTAAGAAAAAACAAACGAAAGAAAAAATTGTTGCTGTGAACACTACTCAAGATACCATTGCGCCGAAGATCAATGTACCTGAAGAAACTGTTGAACAAAATTCTCAAGTCAATATTTATGAAGAAGTCACTGCCACTGATAACAAAGATGGAGATATTACAGCCAAAGTAGCAGCAGACGAAACGCTAGATACATCTGTTGTCGGCACACAGACTATACATTTTACTGCAACTGACAGCAGTGGTAATACAGGAACTGCTGATAGAACATTTCATGTTGTACCTAAGAGTGAACCTGTAGAAACTCCGGTTCCACAACAAGCCGAAGCTCCCGCAGCACAAGTAAATGTTCCTGCTGAGCCCTCTCAAGCTACACCTGCTAGTGCGCCTGTTGCACCAGCTGAACCCACTTATGGAGCGATGACCATCACAATGAACGGTCAAACAATTCCTTATCAAAACGGCGGGCAAGGTAGTGGACAAAGCGTGATTGATTCTAACCCTGGTGGTGTTGCCTCTACTTGGGGAGGTGCTGCTGTTCAATCAGGCGATGACGGACAAAATACTCATTTTATCGGTCATAACCCAGGAGCATTCTCAACAGTCTTTTCATTGGGAGCTGGCAGTCAAATCGTTGTAACGGATGCAAATGGCACCCCGACTACTTATACAGTTAGTACCTTGTTGCAATTAGATGATTATGGAACTGAAATAGGTTCTGGAACAAATTACTGGGATCTTACAGTCGGCACTGACGGCGGCGAAAGAATTACTCTTCAAAGCTGTATCAATGATGATGTCAACTTGTTTGTTATCGCTTATAAATAA
- a CDS encoding helix-turn-helix domain-containing protein, giving the protein MERLLSPSMHRRVLLLNLLNGPNSWITSDYLAESIDCSKKTIMLDCQYIEDRWSDYLTIETSRKHGIRLIASPHRSIHEIYIEIMQESNAFSLLESIFFEPMQPAAFWEKKLFLSNSSLYRLSNVISSALKDRNIQMSRSPYFVHGKDERQIRYFFTCYFIEVYGIREWPFHLDREKIFKLSNKINKKFELELNDSQIVHLAYSIAVTIIRERQGFLIQNRKDPINSFVKTTIDVRKYQADVEEIAAPLNVVIPDNWYEDFCYSIFWWDFGWDNEQEKVNVIHQAENLVTTIKEALSISISEQSRVSIVRLIEYIYAKHKMFPYKKFMVYDRYLYSSRAIKQNFIVFTEVVKKALGVLEVKMKFPWKSMYLDGILHEMAIRWQDLGKLTDEMRHQLSVLVLSDLGKEHAQLLSTILKENFRNKVNLSVQESHFYDQLINSSDQNYDLYVSNYAIEAVDEEVNMIVEDIPSFKNITDLRKYIDKRRLVLPKDIAYLNV; this is encoded by the coding sequence ATGGAGAGATTGTTATCGCCATCTATGCATCGAAGAGTGTTGTTGTTGAACTTATTGAATGGACCAAATAGCTGGATCACCTCGGATTATCTTGCTGAAAGTATTGATTGTTCAAAGAAAACAATCATGTTGGATTGTCAGTACATAGAAGATCGATGGTCAGATTATCTGACAATAGAGACATCCAGAAAACATGGAATTCGACTGATTGCTTCACCGCATAGGTCGATCCATGAAATTTATATTGAAATCATGCAAGAATCGAATGCTTTTTCTTTATTAGAGTCAATTTTTTTTGAACCAATGCAGCCGGCTGCATTTTGGGAGAAAAAATTATTTTTAAGTAATTCTAGTTTATATCGTTTGTCTAATGTAATCAGTTCAGCATTGAAAGATCGAAATATTCAGATGAGTCGTTCACCGTATTTTGTTCATGGAAAAGATGAACGCCAGATTCGCTACTTCTTTACTTGCTATTTTATTGAGGTTTACGGTATTCGAGAGTGGCCTTTTCATCTAGATAGAGAGAAAATATTTAAGTTATCCAATAAGATCAATAAAAAATTTGAATTAGAACTGAATGATAGTCAAATCGTTCATTTAGCTTATTCGATCGCTGTTACAATTATTAGAGAGCGACAAGGCTTTTTAATTCAGAATCGAAAAGATCCAATCAATAGTTTTGTAAAAACGACGATAGATGTAAGAAAATATCAAGCAGATGTAGAAGAAATAGCTGCACCATTAAATGTGGTTATTCCTGATAATTGGTACGAAGATTTTTGTTATTCTATTTTTTGGTGGGATTTTGGTTGGGACAATGAGCAGGAGAAAGTCAATGTTATCCATCAAGCAGAAAATTTAGTAACAACGATCAAGGAAGCACTCTCTATCTCTATTTCAGAACAAAGCAGAGTAAGCATTGTTCGCTTGATTGAGTATATCTATGCCAAACATAAGATGTTCCCGTATAAAAAATTTATGGTGTATGATCGCTATCTTTACTCAAGTCGAGCAATCAAGCAGAATTTCATTGTTTTTACAGAAGTTGTTAAAAAGGCTTTAGGTGTGCTGGAAGTCAAAATGAAATTTCCGTGGAAATCAATGTATTTGGATGGTATTCTTCATGAGATGGCGATTCGCTGGCAAGATCTAGGTAAACTCACTGATGAGATGAGGCATCAGTTATCTGTTCTAGTCTTAAGCGATTTAGGGAAAGAACATGCACAGCTTCTTAGCACAATCCTAAAAGAAAACTTCCGAAACAAAGTGAATTTATCGGTTCAAGAAAGTCATTTTTATGATCAATTGATAAATAGCTCTGATCAAAATTATGACTTGTATGTATCAAATTATGCGATTGAAGCGGTCGATGAAGAAGTTAATATGATCGTAGAAGATATTCCGTCATTTAAAAATATCACGGATTTACGAAAATACATTGATAAAAGACGACTTGTTTTACCCAAAGATATTGCTTATTTAAATGTTTGA